In a genomic window of Sarcophilus harrisii chromosome 4, mSarHar1.11, whole genome shotgun sequence:
- the LOC100918029 gene encoding dimethylaniline monooxygenase [N-oxide-forming] 4, protein MVKRVAIVGAGVSGLTSIKSCLEEGLEPTCFERSDDIGGLWKFTETIGHGMTKVYKSVVTNITKEMSCYSDFPFPENFPNYMKHTMVMEYLRSYAEHFDLLRCIHFKTTVKSITKHQDFAVTGQWDVVTETEGKQDTATFDAVMICTGHYLNPRLPLESFPGINKFQGQILHSQEYRSPESFQGKRIIVIGLGNTGGDIAVELSRVAEKVFLSTRSGAWVDSRLSDDGYPTHMIQTTRFLHLVARSLPSTIVNWMGKKRMSRWFNHKTYGLSNPKGRLQKRIANDELPTYILCGSVTMKINVKEFTETSAIFEDGTVEENIDVVFFATGYTYSLPFFEEPMEKFCKNKIFIYKFIFPSNLEKATLALIGHVGLQGSVIAGTELQARWATRVFKGLCKIPPSSKMMAEATKKEQLIKRGVIKDTTQEKQDYITYLDELARCTGVKPNILLLFLKDPRLAKEVFFGPCTSYQYRLMGPGKWDGARKAIMTQWDRTLKPLQTRVIPDYSEPTSISYWLKVWGPPVLFVAVLLTYKSSLQLQLMRITEMGERISTYIASTMRK, encoded by the exons ATGGTCAAGCGAGTCGCAATAGTTGGAGCTGGTGTGAGTGGCCTGACCTCCATCAAAAGTTGTTTGGAAGAAGGCTTAGAGCCCACCTGCTTTGAGAGAAGTGATGACATTGGGGGACTGTGGAAGTTTACT GAAACGATTGGACATGGGATGACTAAAGTCTACAAATCTGTAGTGACCAATATCACCAAGGAAATGTCATGTTATAGTGACTTCCCCTTTCCAGAAAATTTCCCCAACTACATGAAGCATACTATGGTGATGGAGTATCTTCGTTCCTATGCTGAACACTTTGACCTTCTCAGATGCATTCATTTCAAG ACCACTGTGAAAAGCATAACCAAGCACCAAGACTTTGCTGTCACTGGCCAGTGGGACGTggtgacagagacagaaggaaagcAAGACACAGCTACCTTTGATGCAGTAATGATCTGCACAGGACATTACCTGAATCCCCGCTTACCTTTGGAGTCCTTTCCTG GAATCAACAAGTTTCAAGGACAGATCCTACACAGTCAAGAATACAGGAGTCCAGAAAGTTTTCAGGGTAAACGGATTATTGTGATTGGTCTTGGGAATACTGGTGGTGATATTGCAGTGGAACTCAGTCGTGTGGCAGAAAAA GTGTTTCTCAGTACTAGAAGTGGTGCCTGGGTCGATAGCCGTCTTTCTGATGATGGCTACCCCACTCATATGATTCAAACAACAAGATTTCTTCATCTGGTTGCACGTTCCCTACCTTCAACCATCGTGAACTGGATGGGGAAGAAGCGCATGAGTAGATGGTTTAACCATAAGACTTATGGATTGAGTAATCCAAAGgg GCGACTACAAAAGAGAATTGCAAATGATGAATTGCCTACCTATATCCTATGTGGTTCTGTCACTATGAAAATCAATGTGAAGGAATTTACAGAAACATCTGCCATCTTTGAAGATGGGACTGTGGAGGAGAACATCGATGTTGTGTTTTTTGCTACAGGATACACatactctcttcctttctttgaagAACCTATGGAAAAATTCTGTAAAAACAAGATCTTCATATACAAATTTATCTTCCCCTCAAACTTGGAGAAGGCAACTCTGGCTCTCATTGGCCATGTTGGTTTGCAAGGCTCCGTTATAGCAGGCACAGAACTCCAGGCCCGCTGGGCCACAAGAGTATTCAAAG GACTGTGTAAGATCCCTCCGTCAAGCAAAATGATGGCTGAAGCTACCAAGAAGGAACAGCTCATAAAAAG aGGTGTTATTAAGGATACCACCCAAGAGAAACAGGACTATATTACCTATCTAGATGAACTTGCTAGATGCACAGGAGTAAAGCCCAACATCTTGCTCTTGTTCCTGAAGGATCCCAGGCTTGCAAAGGAAGTTTTCTTTGGTCCATGCACATCTTACCAGTACCGTCTGATGGGTCCTGGGAAATGGGATGGAGCCAGAAAGGCTATCATGACTCAGTGGGACCGGACACTCAAGCCCTTACAAACTCGAGTCATTCCTGATTATTCTGAACCTACATCAATATCATATTGGCTAAAAGTCTGGGGGCCACCTGTTCTATTTGTTGCTGTTCTGCTTACTTATAAATCCTCACTTCAGCTACAATTGATGAGGATCACAGAAATGGGGGAGAGAATTTCTACTTACATAGCTAGCACTATGAGAAAATGA